The following are from one region of the Vitis riparia cultivar Riparia Gloire de Montpellier isolate 1030 chromosome 14, EGFV_Vit.rip_1.0, whole genome shotgun sequence genome:
- the LOC117929675 gene encoding germin-like protein 5-1: MAAVVALFVITLAVFSGTVAADPDMLQDVCVADLTSGVKVNGFSCKDATNITATDFFFDGLAKPGLTNNSMGSLVTGANVQKIPGLNTLGVSLSRIDYAPGGLNPPHTHPRATEMVFVLEGELDVGFITTSNTLISKSIKKGEIFVFPKGLVHFQKNNGEAPAAVISAFNSQLPGTQSIAASLFAASPPVPNNVLTKAFQVGTKEVEKIKSRLAPKK; this comes from the exons ATGGCGGCTGTTGTGGCCTTGTTTGTCATCACACTCGCTGTCTTCTCCGGCACCGTTGCTGCAGATCCGGACATGCTTCAGGACGTCTGTGTTGCCGATCTCACTTCTG GTGTAAAGGTGAATGGGTTCAGCTGTAAGGACGCGACAAACATAACTGCAACGGATTTCTTCTTCGACGGCCTGGCGAAACCGGGTCTGACCAACAACTCCATGGGGTCTCTGGTAACAGGTGCTAATGTGCAGAAGATTCCTGGTCTCAACACCCTTGGCGTCTCTCTCTCCCGCATCGACTACGCACCAGGTGGTCTCAACCCACCCCACACTCACCCTCGTGCTACAGAGATGGTGTTCGTGCTTGAAGGCGAGTTGGATGTGGGGTTCATCACCACCTCCAACACTCTCATTTCCAAGTCCATTAAGAAAGGGGAGATCTTTGTGTTCCCAAAGGGGTTGGTCCACTTCCAGAAGAACAACGGCGAAGCCCCTGCTGCCGTCATATCTGCTTTTAACAGCCAGTTGCCTGGAACCCAGTCTATTGCGGCGAGCTTGTTTGCTGCCTCACCACCCGTGCCTAACAATGTGTTGACCAAGGCTTTCCAGGTGGGTACTAAGGAGGTTGAGAAAATCAAGTCCAGACTCGCCCCAAAGAAGTAG
- the LOC117930992 gene encoding glutamate--tRNA ligase, cytoplasmic-like yields the protein MEVKLSFPADHPPLYVIATAKVAGIPISEDSSLASGSLPTFLISSNDNEFKLRGTSINALLRYLGRVASIPNFYGQDAFESCQIDEWLEYAPTFSTGSEFENACCYVDGILLQRTFLVGYSLSIADIAIWSGLAGSGQRWESLRKSKKYQNLVRWFNSIYAEYNTVLNEVTGTYVGKRGLGKPMPAKMKEKEQQGINNHMKNVSGDANEKGKASSKATAEVDLPDAEVGNVRLRFAPEPSGYLHIGHSKAALMNQYFAQRYQGQLIVRFDDTNPAKESNEFVENLLKDIETLGIKYDAVTYTSDYFPQLMEMAENLICNGKAYVDDTPREQMQKERMDGIESKCRNNSPQKNMELWKEMIAGSERGLMCCLRGKLDMQDPNKSLRDPVYYRCNPLPHHRIGSKYKLYPTYDFACPFVDAKEGITHALRSSEYHDRNAQYHRIQEDMGVKKVHIYEFSRLNMVYTLLSKRKLLWFVQNGKVDGWDDPRFPTVQGIVRRGLKIDALIQFILEQGASKNLNLMEWDKLWTINKKIIDPVCPRHTAVIDEKRVLVTLADGPEKPFVRIIPRHKKFEGAGEKCTTYTKRIWIDYADAVSISENEEITLMDWGNAIIKEIRKDQDGNITQLIGVLHLKGSVKATKLKLTWLPETSELVNLSLMEFDYLITKKKLDEGDDFLDALNPCTKRETAAVGDSNIRNLKRGEIVQLERKGYYRCDAPFIRPSKPVVLFAIPDGRQQK from the exons ATGGAGGTCAAGCTCTCATTTCCGGCGGATCATCCGCCATTGTACGTCATCGCGACAGCCAAGGTCGCCGGAATACCCATTTCAGAGGATTCATCTCTTGCTTCTGGTTCTCTTCCCACTTTTCTCATTTCCAGCAATGATAATGA ATTCAAATTGAGGGGAACATCAATAAATGCTCTTCTCCGTTATCTTGGGCGGGTTGCAAGCATTCCCAATTTTTATGGGCAGGATGCATTTGAATCTTGCCAG ATTGATGAATGGCTAGAATATGCTCCAACCTTTTCAACTGGTTCTGAATTTGAGAATGCATGCTGCTATGTGGATGGCATTTTGTTGCAGCGTACCTTTTTGGTTGGTTATAGTTTGTCAATTGCAGATATAGCAATTTGGTCAGGTCTTGCAG GAAGTGGACAGAGATGGGAAAGTTTGAGGAAATCAAAGAAATACCAGAATTTAGTGCGGTGGTTCAATTCAATATATGCAGAATACAACACCGTCTTGAATGAAGTTACTGGAACATATGTTGGCAAAAGAGGCTTGGGAAAGCCAATGCCGgccaaaatgaaagaaaaagagcaACAGGGTATTAATAATCATATGAAGAATGTAAGTGGGGATGCCAATGAAAAGGGAAAAGCTAGCAGCAAGGCCACCGCTGAAGTGGATCTTCCAGATGCAGAAGTCGGAAATGTGCGGTTGCGTTTTGCACCAGAACCCAGTGGTTATCTTCACATTGGGCACTCAAAAGCTGCATTAATGAACCAATATTTTGCTCAAAGGTATCAAGGTCAGCTGATTGTGCGCTTTGATGATACAAATCCTGCTAAAGAAAGCAATGAATTTGTGGAAAATCTTTTGAAAGATATCGAGACTTTGGGTATTAAGTATGATGCTGTGACATATACTTCAGATTACTTCCCTCAGTTAATGGAAATGGCTGAAAATTTGATTTGTAATGGTAAAGCGTATGTTGATGATACACCACGTGAGCAAATGCAGAAAGAACGGATGGATGGAATTGAATCAAAATGCAGGAATAACAGCCCTCAGAAGAATATGGAATTGTGGAAGGAAATGATTGCAGGATCTGAAAGGGGTTTGATGTGCTGTCTGCGTGGGAAGTTGGATATGCAGGACCCAAATAAATCGCTTCGAGATCCAGTTTATTACCGTTGCAATCCGCTTCCCCACCATAGGATTGGTTCCAAGTACAAGTTATACCCAACCTATGATTTTGCTTGTCCATTTGTTGATGCTAAAGAAGGTATAACTCATGCACTTCGATCTAGTGAGTACCATGATCGCAATGCTCAGTATCATAGGATCCAAGAGGATATGGGAGTAAAGAAGGTTCACATCTATGAATTTAGCCGGTTGAATATGGTGTATACACTTCTCAGCAAACGTAAGCTTCTCTGGTTTGTTCAAAATGGAAAAGTTGATGGGTGGGATGATCCTCGTTTCCCGACTGTCCAAGGGATTGTGCGTAGAGGTCTGAAAATTGACGCATTGATACAATTCATCCTTGAACAG GGGGCATCGAAAAATCTCAATCTCATGGAATGGGATAAACTCTGGACCATTAATAAGAAGATTATTGATCCTGTGTGTCCCAGACATACTGCTGTTATTGATGAAAAACGTGTGTTAGTAACCTTAGCTGATGGTCCTGAGAAACCATTTGTCCGCATCATACCAAGGCATAAGAAATTTGAAGGCGCTGGAGAAAAGTGTACCACATACACAAAGAGGATATGGATTGACTATGCTGATGCAGTGTCCATCtcagaaaatgaggaaataacCTTAATGGATTGGGGGAATGCCATCATAAAAGAAATCAGGAAGGATCAGGATGGGAATATTACGCAGTTAATAGGGGTTTTGCATCTCAAAGGATCTGTCAAGGCCACAAAATTGAAGCTTACCTGGCTACCTGAAACAAGCGAATTGGTTAACCTTTCATTGATGGAGTTTGACTATCTAATCACAAAGAAGAAG CTGGATGAAGGAGATGATTTCCTTGATGCACTTAACCCGTGTACCAAAAGAGAGACTGCAGCAGTTGGGGATTCTAACATACGGAATTTAAAGCGCGGTGAGATAGTGCAGCTGGAGAGGAAGGGCTATTATAGGTGCGATGCTCCCTTCATTAGACCTTCAAAACCAGTAGTTCTATTTGCAATCCCAGATGGCAGGCAGCAAAAATAA
- the LOC117930323 gene encoding phytochrome A1, whose protein sequence is MSSSRPTQSSSTSGRSKHSARIIAQTTVDAKLHADFEESGSSFDYSSSVRFTPAGGDQQPRSDKVTTAYLHHIQKGKLIQPFGSLLALDEKTFKVIAYSENAPEMLTMVSHAVPSVGEHPVLGIGTDVRTIFSGPSASALHKALGFGEVSLLNPILVHCKTSGKPFYAIIHRVTGSLIIDFEPVKPYEVPMTAAGALQSYKLAAKAITRLQSLPSGSLERLCDTMVQEVFELTGYDRVMAYKFHDDDHGEVVSEITKPGLEPYLGLHYPATDIPQAARFLFMKNKVRMICDCRAKHIQVLQDEKLPFDLTLCGSTLRAPHSCHVQYMENMNSIASLVMAVVVNDGDEEGESSNSGQPQKRKRLWGLVVCHHTTPRFVPFPLRYACEFLAQVFAIHVNKELELESQILEKNILRTQTLLCDMLMRDAPLGIVSQSPNVMDLVKCDGAALLYKNKVWRLGITPSDFQLHDICSWLSEYHMDSTGLSTDSLYDAGYPGALALGDAVCGMAAVKITSKDTLFWFRSHTAAEVRWGGAKHEPGEKDDGRKMHPRSSFKAFLEVVKTRSLPWKDYEMDAIHSLQLILRNAFKDSEAMDVNTNAIHTKLNDLKIEGMQELEAVTSEMVRLIETASVPILAVDVDGLVNGWNTKISELTSLPVDKAIGMHLLTLVEDSSADTVKKMLHLALQGQEEQNVQFEIKTHGSKRDSGPISLVVNACASRDLLENVVGVCFVAQDITSQKTVMDKFTRIEGDYKAIVQNPNPLIPPIFGTDEFGWCSEWNPAMVKLSGWNREEVMDKMLLGEVFGTHMACCRLKNREAFVGLGIVLNSVMTGRESEKVSFGFFSKSGKYVECLLSVSKKLDREGAVTGVFCFLQLASQELQQALHIQRLSEQTALKRLKALAYIKRQIKNPLSGIIFSRKMMEDTDLGEEQQQILHTSAQCQRQLSKILDDHDLDSIIEGYLDLEMVEFTLREVLVASISQVMIKSNGKGIQIVNDAEEGIMTETLYGDGLRLQQVLADFLLISVNFTPGGGQLSVAASLIKDRLGESVHLVHLELRITHAGNGVPEQLLNQMFGNNGDASEEGISLLISRKLVKLMNGDVQYLREAGKSTFIISIELAAARKKPQA, encoded by the exons ATGTCTTCTTCTAGACCCACTCAGTCATCCAGCACTTCAGGTCGATCAAAACACAGTGCTAGGATTATTGCTCAGACCACCGTGGATGCAAAGCTACATGCGGATTTTGAGGAGTCAGGTAGTTCATTTGACTACTCAAGTTCAGTGCGTTTTACTCCAGCTGGTGGAGATCAACAGCCCAGATCTGACAAAGTAACAACAGCTTACCTCCATCACATACAGAAAGGCAAACTGATCCAACCATTTGGCTCTTTGTTAGCCCTAGATGAGAAAACTTTCAAAGTCATTGCCTACAGTGAAAATGCCCCTGAAATGTTGACAATGGTTAGTCATGCAGTCCCAAGCGTTGGTGAGCATCCAGTTCTGGGCATTGGTACTGATGTGAGGACCATCTTCAGTGGCCCCAGTGCATCTGCACTGCACAAGGCCTTAGGATTTGGAGAGGTTTCTCTTCTGAATCCCATCTTAGTCCATTGCAAAACCTCAGGGAAGCCCTTTTATGCAATCATCCATAGGGTCACTGGTAGCTTGATCATTGACTTTGAACCGGTGAAGCCTTACGAAGTTCCCATGACTGCTGCTGGTGCCCTGCAATCCTATAAGCTTGCAGCGAAAGCAATCACGAGGTTGCAGTCACTGCCTAGTGGTAGCTTGGAAAGGCTTTGTGATACAATGGTTCAAGAGGTTTTTGAACTCACTGGTTATGACAGGGTGATGGCTTATAAATTTCATGATGACGACCATGGGGAGGTTGTCTCTGAGATAACAAAGCCAGGCCTTGAGCCATATCTGGGTTTACATTATCCTGCCACAGATATCCCTCAGGCTGCACGTTTCTTATTCATGAAGAATAAGGTCCGAATGATCTGTGATTGTCGTGCAAAACACATACAGGTGCTTCAAGATGAGAAACTCCCATTTGATTTAACATTATGTGGTTCAACACTACGGGCTCCACACAGTTGCCATGTACAGTATATGGAGAACATGAATTCAATTGCTTCTCTTGTTATGGCAGTTGTTGTCAATGACGGGGATGAAGAGGGTGAAAGCTCTAATTCTGGGCAGCCACAGAAGAGAAAGAGGCTTTGGGGTTTAGTGGTTTGCCATCATACAACTCCAAGGTTTGTTCCCTTCCCTCTTCGCTATGCTTGCGAGTTTCTAGCTCAAGTGTTTGCCATCCATGTCAATAAGGAGTTAGAATTAGAAAGTCAGATTCTTGAGAAGAATATTCTGCGTACACAGACACTCTTGTGTGATATGCTGATGCGAGATGCGCCCTTAGGCATAGTGTCACAGAGCCCAAATGTAATGGATCTTGTGAAATGTGATGGAGCTGCTCTACTATACAAAAATAAAGTATGGAGATTGGGAATAACTCCAAGTGACTTCCAGTTGCATGATATCTGTTCATGGCTATCCGAGTACCACATGGATTCAACTGGTTTAAGCACAGATAGCTTGTATGATGCAGGATACCCAGGGGCTCTTGCCCTTGGTGATGCAGTTTGTGGGATGGCAGCTGTGAAGATAACTTCAAAGGATACCCTTTTCTGGTTCCGGTCCCACACAGCTGCAGAAGTTCGATGGGGTGGGGCAAAGCATGAACCAGGTGAGAAGGATGATGGTAGGAAGATGCACCCAAGATCATCATTTAAAGCTTTCCTTGAAGTCGTTAAGACGAGGAGTTTACCTTGGAAGGACTATGAAATGGATGCAATCCATTCTTTGCAGCTTATCCTTAGGAATGCTTTCAAAGATTCTGAGGCCATGGATGTAAACACCAATGCGATCCACACAAAGCTCAATGACCTAAAAATTGAAGGAATGCAAGAGCTAGAAGCAGTGACCAGTGAGATGGTCCGTTTGATTGAAACAGCCAGTGTGCCAATCTTGGCAGTTGATGTTGATGGTCTGGTTAATGGATGGAATACAAAAATTTCTGAGTTGACTAGTCTGCCTGTAGATAAAGCAATTGGGATGCATTTGCTCACGCTTGTGGAAGATTCTTCAGCTGATACTGTAAAAAAGATGTTGCATTTGGCGTTGCAGG GTCAAGAGGAGCAAAATGTCCAATTTGAGATCAAAACTCATGGGTCTAAAAGAGACTCTGGCCCCATCAGCTTAGTTGTAAATGCTTGTGCAAGCAGGGATCTCCTTGAAAATGTTGTGGGGGTATGTTTTGTGGCCCAAGATATAACCAGTCAGAAGACGGTGATGGATAAGTTCACCCGAATTGAAGGTGATTACAAAGCAATAGTACAGAACCCAAACCCATTGATTCCCCCAATATTTGGCACAGATGAATTTGGCTGGTGCTCTGAGTGGAATCCGGCAATGGTAAAGTTATCTGGGTGGAATCGGGAAGAAGTTATGGATAAAATGCTTTTAGGGGAAGTGTTTGGGACCCATATGGCATGCTGTCGTCTCAAGAATCGAGAGGCTTTTGTTGGTTTGGGGATTGTGCTCAATAGTGTTATGACTGGTCGGGAATCAGAAAAggtttcctttggtttcttttcAAAGAGTGGGAAGTATGTAGAATGCCTGCTTTCTGTGAGCAAGAAATTGGACAGAGAGGGTGCAGTCACTGGGGTATTTTGCTTCTTGCAGTTAGCTAGCCAAGAGCTGCAACAAGCACTTCATATCCAGCGGTTGTCGGAGCAAACTGCCTTGAAGAGATTGAAAGCATTGGCTTATATAAAAAGGCAGATCAAGAATCCTCTTTCTGGGATTATCTTTTCTCGGAAGATGATGGAGGATACTGATTTGGGAGAGGAACAGCAACAGATTCTTCATACTAGTGCTCAGTGCCAGCGTCAACTCAGCAAGATTCTTGATGACCATGATCTTGATAGTATTATTGAAGG TTACTTGGATCTGGAAATGGTCGAGTTTACTCTGCGTGAAGTATTGGTTGCCTCCATCAGCCAGGTCATGATAAAGAGTAATGGAAAGGGTATTCAAATAGTTAATGATGCGGAAGAGGGGATCATGACTGAAACACTCTATGGAGATGGTCTTAGGCTTCAACAGGTGCTAGCTGATTTCTTGTTGATATCAGTAAATTTTACACCAGGTGGAGGCCAGCTTTCTGTTGCAGCTAGTTTGATCAAAGATCGGTTGGGGGAATCTGTCCATCTTGTGCATCTGGAACTCAG GATAACACATGCAGGAAATGGGGTACCAGAACAATTGCTGAACCAGATGTTTGGAAACAATGGAGACGCGTCTGAGGAGGGCATAAGTCTGCTTATCAGCAGGAAACTGGTGAAGCTGATGAATGGGGATGTCCAGTATCTAAGGGAAGCGGGGAAATCGACTTTCATCATATCAATCGAACTAGCTGCTGCTAGAAAGAAGCCACAGGCCTAA